A region of the Massilia sp. erpn genome:
CTGCAACTGGCCGCCATCGACTTCCGCCTGAAAGTCGGCGGCGCCAGCATGGCGCGCCTGTACGCGCTGACCGGCCTGGTGCTGCCGGAAACGCCGCCCTTCTCCACCGAAGGCCGCCTGAGCGGCACGCTGGCCGGCCAGCACAGCCGCTGGACCTATGAGCAGTTCACCGGCCGCGTCGGCTCCAGCGATATCGCCGGCAAGCTGGTGTACGAACAAAAGCAGCCGCGCGGCCACCTGAGCGGCACGGTGCAGTCGAAACTGCTGCAATTTGCCGACCTCGGCCCGCTGATCGGCGCCGATTCAAATGCCAGCAAGCAGGCGCGCGGCCTGCCCGCCGTGCAACCGAGCGAGAAAGTGTTGCCGGTGGAAACCTTCAAGACCGAGCGCTGGACCAGCATCGACGCCGACGTCAGCTACCGCGCCGCGCGCATCGTGCGCACCGAGCAGCTGCCCATCAGCCATCTGGAAACCGAGTTCCGCCTGCACGATGGCGTACTCAAGCTGGCGCCCCTGAACTTCGACTTCGCCGGCGGCAAGCTGGCGTCCACCGTCACCCTCGACGGCAGCGGGCGCGACGCCAAGAACGCCATCCGCGCCGACCTGGCGGCCAGCGCGCGCGGCATTCGCCTCAAGGAATTGTTCCCGCACCTGCCGCAATTGCAGGCCACCGTGGGCACGATCAATGCCGACACCAGGCTCAGCGCCACCGGCAACTCGGTCGCCACCCTGCTGGCCCAGTCGAATGGCGAATTGAAGACGCGCATCAGCCAGGGCCAGATCAGCAAGCTGTTGCTGGAACAGATGGGCTTGAACATCGGCAGCATCGTGCTAACCAAGTTGGTGGGCGACAAGCAGGTCAAGCTGAACTGCCTGGCGGGCGACTTCGCCGTCACCGACGGCCTGGCGCAGACGCGCAGCTTCATCGTCGACACCGAGGACGCCACGGTGCGCATCAGCGGCGCCGTCAGCCTGGATGACGAGCGCCTGGACCTGACCATGAAGCCCGACAGCAAGGGCTTGCGCATCATCTCGCTGCGCTCGCCGATCTATGTGCGCGGCACTTTCAAACATCCCGACGTCGCCATCGACAAGGGCGTGCTGGCCCTGCGCGCCGGCGGCGCCATTGCGCTGGCCACCCTGGCCGCGCCGGTGGCGGCGCTGGCGCCCCTGATCAGCGGCGGCGGCAGCAGCGATACGCCCTGCGGCCCGCTGCTGGCCGAGGCGGCGCGCAAGCCGGTGGCGCCGCCGCCCGGCAAGAAGCTGGCGCCGCGGCGCTAAGGCCAGGAATACGTAACTAAGCGTAACTAAGTGAGCTGACGAACAGAGCGCGCGAGGCGCCCGTTCTATGCTGGTCTCCGCCAAGCCCGCGTGGCTGCACACACAAGGAGATCATCATGCACATCAAGAAAATCGTAACGGGCGGCGTCCTGCTGAGCGCCCTTCTCGGCCTGAGCGCCTGTTCGAATATGTCGCGCCAGGACCGTAATACGGCGGTCGGCGCCGGCGTCGGCGCCGTGGCCGGCTCCGTGCTGTCCGGCGGCAGCGCCATCGGCACCGTGGGCGGCGCCGCGGTCGGCGGCGTGATCGGCAACCAGGTCAGCAAGCCGCCGCGTTAATCCCCGCTTGCCGGGCAGCGCCAGCCTTAGAGGAAGACGCTGCCCATGCCGATACTGCCATCGTCCTTGACCAGCGCATAGCAGCCACAGGACGCCGCTTCCAGGCCCGCCGCATCCAGAATCTCGATATTGCCCCGGCTATAGCTGATCAGTCCCTGCTGCTGCAGGGCGCTGGCGGCCTTGGTCACGCCGACGCGGCGCACGCCGAGGGCATGGGCCAGAAATTCATGCGTCAAGTGAAAGCGCTCCGACTGCAGCCGGTCGCGCGTCACCAGCAGGGTGCGCGCCAGGCGCGCTTCCAGCACGTGGAAGCGGCTGCACACGGCGATCTGGATGGCTTGCGCCAGCAGCGCATCGGTATAGCGCGACAGCAGGCGCTGCAAGGACTCCATCCGCGCGAACTCACGGCAGAAGTCGCCCGCCTCCAGGCGCAGCACATAGCCGGCGCGCTGCACCACGGCGCGTACCTGGGCCACCTGATGGCCCAGCGCGACCGAGGCGCCGAGCATGCCTTCGCGGCCCACCGCGCCCACTTCCAGGGTCATGCGGCCTTCGGCCACGGCCAGCA
Encoded here:
- a CDS encoding AsmA family protein yields the protein MSLSRRTKLALATGGVLLAIPAAALIVLYHYDWNRARPWLNEKVSAAIERPFAIRGNLALSWQRQPQELGWRGLVPWPHLLARDVHLGNPAPMLAAAAHNGDTVPADMASAAELSFSLNPLALLEQKITVPLLSFTAPQVYLQRSTDGKNNWTFKQERQSPWQLDLQRVAFSKGSVHLVDAVQNIDATAHLDTLAQDSQYGVSWRAEGRWNRQPISGLGKAGTVLSLQSDQPFPLQGKVQVGLVNITAEGTLTRPLQLAAIDFRLKVGGASMARLYALTGLVLPETPPFSTEGRLSGTLAGQHSRWTYEQFTGRVGSSDIAGKLVYEQKQPRGHLSGTVQSKLLQFADLGPLIGADSNASKQARGLPAVQPSEKVLPVETFKTERWTSIDADVSYRAARIVRTEQLPISHLETEFRLHDGVLKLAPLNFDFAGGKLASTVTLDGSGRDAKNAIRADLAASARGIRLKELFPHLPQLQATVGTINADTRLSATGNSVATLLAQSNGELKTRISQGQISKLLLEQMGLNIGSIVLTKLVGDKQVKLNCLAGDFAVTDGLAQTRSFIVDTEDATVRISGAVSLDDERLDLTMKPDSKGLRIISLRSPIYVRGTFKHPDVAIDKGVLALRAGGAIALATLAAPVAALAPLISGGGSSDTPCGPLLAEAARKPVAPPPGKKLAPRR
- a CDS encoding glycine zipper 2TM domain-containing protein, encoding MHIKKIVTGGVLLSALLGLSACSNMSRQDRNTAVGAGVGAVAGSVLSGGSAIGTVGGAAVGGVIGNQVSKPPR
- a CDS encoding Crp/Fnr family transcriptional regulator; protein product: MIVNFDTAHGSALIPARGSNRLLASLPEDDLDHIQSLCGLAMVDEGEVLFEPGQPISHLYFPLDALVCLLAVAEGRMTLEVGAVGREGMLGASVALGHQVAQVRAVVQRAGYVLRLEAGDFCREFARMESLQRLLSRYTDALLAQAIQIAVCSRFHVLEARLARTLLVTRDRLQSERFHLTHEFLAHALGVRRVGVTKAASALQQQGLISYSRGNIEILDAAGLEAASCGCYALVKDDGSIGMGSVFL